Proteins encoded by one window of Paenibacillus sp. DCT19:
- a CDS encoding DUF1273 domain-containing protein translates to MLKNLLITGYRAHELQIFGQKHEGIPYIKKAIASRLTPLVEDGLEWVLTPGQYGVDLWACEVVLELKETFPDLKLSIITAFQNPEEQWKEDKQEYYRSILQGVDYYAAISRQPYVGPWQFTARDDLLLRKSDGLLLVYDEDAGEGSPRFVKEKAIKKQQNEDYTIISVTSEDIQSIAEDERMNDVQHYEDTSF, encoded by the coding sequence ATGCTGAAAAACTTGCTGATTACCGGTTATCGGGCACATGAACTGCAGATTTTTGGACAGAAGCATGAGGGCATTCCTTATATCAAAAAAGCCATTGCCTCCCGCCTCACGCCGCTTGTCGAGGATGGGCTGGAATGGGTGCTAACTCCAGGGCAATATGGGGTGGATCTGTGGGCCTGTGAAGTTGTGCTGGAGTTGAAGGAGACATTCCCTGATCTGAAATTGTCGATCATCACTGCCTTTCAGAACCCAGAGGAACAATGGAAGGAAGATAAGCAAGAGTATTATCGCTCCATTCTGCAAGGGGTTGATTACTATGCTGCTATTAGTCGGCAACCGTATGTTGGCCCTTGGCAGTTCACAGCCCGGGATGATCTTCTGCTACGCAAAAGCGACGGTTTATTGCTTGTGTATGATGAGGATGCCGGCGAAGGCAGTCCACGCTTTGTGAAGGAAAAGGCGATTAAGAAACAGCAGAATGAAGACTATACCATCATCAGCGTAACGTCGGAGGATATTCAATCCATCGCTGAGGATGAACGGATGAATGATGTGCAGCATTACGAAGATACTTCCTTCTGA
- a CDS encoding GT-D fold domain-containing glycosyltransferase: MNAIYLETDGVLDQLEAALVEQRPFSLVRVGDGENIVMSQETVWTVEQVLQERWAIKANLGQKGLRLPDFQLRDHVAASIQRANLVGVLPPGDMTIKAPDYLKRPLTDMVFAHYGISPAMTCHACVNRELVQMPRFWSMLAGKRVLLVTREIDALRDRLVQEPYHLQIAAALPFDNWGQTDETLQWIVTNQHTFDVALFSCGVNAVVLAERTAALAGKVAIDFGKAGNIILKGRAN; the protein is encoded by the coding sequence ATGAATGCTATTTATCTTGAGACGGATGGTGTGCTTGATCAGCTCGAAGCAGCACTTGTAGAGCAGCGTCCTTTTTCTCTCGTTCGCGTGGGCGATGGCGAGAATATTGTCATGTCTCAGGAAACGGTCTGGACTGTGGAGCAGGTGCTTCAAGAGCGTTGGGCGATCAAGGCCAATTTAGGTCAAAAGGGACTTCGTCTCCCCGATTTTCAGCTCAGAGATCACGTCGCTGCTTCTATACAGAGAGCTAATCTTGTTGGGGTGTTGCCTCCAGGGGACATGACGATTAAAGCACCGGATTATCTCAAACGGCCGCTCACCGATATGGTATTTGCTCACTACGGTATCTCTCCAGCAATGACCTGCCATGCTTGTGTCAACCGTGAGCTTGTACAGATGCCTCGGTTCTGGTCCATGCTTGCTGGTAAACGGGTGCTGCTCGTGACTCGCGAGATCGATGCCCTTCGCGATCGGCTTGTTCAAGAACCGTATCATCTGCAGATCGCAGCAGCCCTTCCTTTCGATAACTGGGGTCAGACGGATGAAACGCTGCAATGGATCGTAACGAACCAGCATACGTTCGATGTCGCCCTGTTCTCCTGTGGCGTTAATGCGGTTGTTCTCGCTGAGCGCACAGCCGCTCTGGCAGGCAAAGTTGCTATTGATTTTGGCAAAGCAGGCAACATCATTCTGAAAGGACGTGCTAACTGA
- the speD gene encoding adenosylmethionine decarboxylase, with protein sequence MTLTPEQRIQLHGFNNLTKSLSFNMYDICYTKTKDEREAYIEYIDEQYNAARLSKILRNVSDIIGAHVLNVAQQDYVPQGASVTMLVSEGPIVEIPEESFDESPGPLPDNVVMQLDKSHITVHTYPEFHPSEGISTFRADIDVSTCGEISPLKALNYLIHSFDTDIMTMDYRVRGFTRDTSGRKLFIDHEIGSIQNYIPDEIKSSFDMIDVNVYQENIFHTKCKLREFDLDNYLFGYTKDKLSKAEQHEITEWLKLEMDEIYYGKNINRPTP encoded by the coding sequence ATGACATTAACTCCCGAGCAGCGCATTCAACTGCACGGATTCAACAACCTGACCAAATCGCTGAGCTTTAACATGTACGATATCTGTTACACCAAAACCAAAGATGAACGTGAGGCTTATATTGAATATATTGATGAACAGTATAATGCGGCTCGATTAAGCAAAATTCTCAGAAATGTATCCGACATTATTGGTGCACACGTTCTGAATGTGGCGCAGCAAGATTACGTTCCACAAGGCGCTAGTGTAACCATGCTCGTATCCGAAGGGCCGATCGTGGAAATTCCGGAGGAATCGTTCGATGAATCCCCCGGGCCGTTGCCCGATAACGTCGTGATGCAGCTGGATAAAAGCCATATTACGGTTCATACGTACCCGGAATTTCATCCAAGCGAAGGAATTAGTACGTTCCGTGCCGATATAGACGTGTCCACTTGCGGGGAAATCTCGCCCCTCAAAGCGCTGAACTATCTCATTCATTCCTTCGACACAGACATTATGACGATGGATTACCGTGTGCGTGGATTTACTCGTGATACAAGTGGACGCAAGCTGTTCATCGATCATGAGATTGGTTCCATCCAGAATTACATTCCGGATGAGATTAAGAGCAGCTTTGATATGATTGATGTGAACGTCTATCAGGAGAACATTTTCCACACCAAGTGTAAGCTCCGGGAATTCGATCTGGATAACTATCTCTTTGGGTACACCAAGGATAAGCTGAGCAAGGCAGAACAACATGAAATTACGGAGTGGCTGAAGCTGGAAATGGACGAGATCTATTATGGCAAAAACATTAACCGTCCTACTCCATGA
- a CDS encoding RluA family pseudouridine synthase, whose translation MNTRKRSTGNSSSKGKSSNRPSAARSQRSGAASADSSRSSASTSRNTAATNKPLAAKSSTTGNQARSTKAKSSGASKRSGNSYYRKQEPPRQYQVTESEELLPFLLKHLKDGRNAVKSILGRGQVSVDQKVVTKFNLALTPGQTVSISKEGAVAAPSMTGVIILHEDNDIIVIRKEAGLLSIAADRSNDLTAYRQLMEHVRRTNPNNRIFVVHRLDRDTSGVMMFAKSEEVQQKLQNNWKDNVQDRVYVALVEGAVSKEEGTISSWLKETKTLKMYSSPRPNDGQHAITHYKRLKSNREFSLLEVRLETGRKNQIRVHMEDLGHPIAGDKKYGARTRDLGRLGLHARVLSFIHPTTDKLMTFETDIPKQFLHPFRADNATAE comes from the coding sequence ATGAATACACGTAAACGTTCCACAGGCAATTCATCATCCAAAGGAAAGTCATCGAACCGCCCCTCAGCGGCACGTTCCCAGAGATCAGGTGCTGCATCTGCCGATTCATCAAGATCCTCTGCATCTACATCTCGTAATACAGCGGCTACGAACAAGCCACTAGCTGCCAAGTCTTCAACAACAGGCAACCAAGCAAGATCTACGAAAGCCAAATCATCAGGCGCATCGAAACGCTCTGGCAATTCCTATTATCGTAAACAAGAGCCGCCTCGCCAGTATCAAGTGACAGAGTCAGAAGAATTGCTGCCGTTCCTGCTTAAGCATTTGAAAGATGGTCGGAATGCCGTGAAGTCCATTTTGGGTCGTGGTCAGGTATCTGTGGATCAGAAGGTCGTGACGAAGTTCAACCTGGCGCTCACGCCGGGTCAGACTGTATCCATTAGCAAAGAAGGCGCTGTAGCTGCCCCTTCCATGACGGGTGTGATTATTTTGCATGAGGATAATGACATCATCGTCATTCGTAAGGAAGCTGGTCTATTATCCATCGCCGCTGACCGAAGCAACGACCTTACAGCTTACCGCCAGTTGATGGAGCATGTGCGCCGTACGAATCCAAACAATCGGATATTTGTCGTGCATCGTCTGGATCGGGATACATCTGGCGTGATGATGTTTGCCAAAAGTGAAGAGGTACAGCAGAAGCTGCAAAACAACTGGAAAGATAATGTACAGGATCGCGTCTATGTTGCTCTAGTTGAAGGTGCTGTGAGCAAAGAGGAAGGTACGATCTCTTCCTGGCTGAAGGAAACCAAAACGCTGAAAATGTACTCAAGTCCACGTCCGAACGATGGACAACACGCTATAACACACTACAAGCGTCTTAAATCCAATCGTGAGTTTTCTCTGCTTGAAGTTCGATTGGAAACAGGACGCAAAAATCAGATTCGTGTGCACATGGAAGACCTCGGACATCCAATTGCAGGGGACAAAAAGTACGGTGCGCGCACGAGAGACCTCGGACGCCTTGGACTTCATGCACGCGTGCTCTCGTTTATCCACCCAACAACCGATAAGCTAATGACATTCGAGACGGATATTCCGAAGCAATTCCTGCATCCTTTCCGTGCAGATAACGCAACCGCGGAGTAA